In the [Clostridium] colinum genome, one interval contains:
- the flgC gene encoding flagellar basal body rod protein FlgC has translation MSFFDSLNTSTTALTAQSLRMDVISQNMANIDTTRTADGGPYKRKTVIFREIDGSQNSFKTMFSKKLNNNQTLSGVKVEKIVEDNTEGPKEYNPSHPDADENGYVTKPNVNVVEEMVNMISANRAYEANITAVNITKGMINKTLEIGRQ, from the coding sequence ATGTCATTTTTTGATAGTTTAAACACAAGCACAACAGCACTTACAGCACAGAGCCTTAGGATGGACGTTATAAGTCAAAATATGGCTAATATAGATACAACAAGAACAGCAGATGGGGGACCTTATAAAAGAAAGACAGTTATATTTAGAGAAATAGATGGTAGTCAAAACAGTTTTAAAACTATGTTTAGTAAAAAATTAAATAATAACCAAACCTTATCTGGTGTTAAAGTAGAAAAAATAGTAGAAGATAACACAGAAGGTCCTAAAGAATATAACCCTAGCCACCCAGATGCAGATGAAAATGGTTATGTTACAAAACCTAATGTCAATGTAGTAGAAGAAATGGTAAATATGATTTCAGCAAATCGAGCTTATGAAGCAAACATCACAGCTGTTAATATTACTAAAGGAATGATAAACAAAACTTTAGAAATAGGAAGACAGTAA
- the flgB gene encoding flagellar basal body rod protein FlgB: protein MVFDRLFNQNRILETAMQATQYKNQVILNNMANIDTPNYKAKTVNFEGVLADAITKTKETGVDHMGNVMKNITLSTKENSTTIDENSVDIETEMINFYKNSAKYDIIVNSVISNSSRTNSVYTTFK from the coding sequence ATGGTTTTTGATAGATTATTTAACCAAAATAGAATATTAGAAACGGCTATGCAGGCTACACAATATAAAAATCAGGTAATATTAAATAATATGGCAAATATAGATACCCCAAACTATAAAGCCAAAACTGTAAATTTTGAAGGTGTTTTAGCCGATGCTATAACAAAGACTAAAGAAACAGGTGTAGACCATATGGGAAATGTAATGAAAAATATAACCCTTAGCACAAAAGAAAATAGCACAACTATTGATGAAAATAGCGTTGATATAGAAACTGAAATGATAAATTTTTACAAAAATTCCGCAAAATATGATATAATAGTAAATAGTGTTATTTCTAATTCTAGCAGAACAAATTCTGTTTATACTACGTTTAAATAA
- a CDS encoding dipicolinate synthase subunit B, whose protein sequence is MNFEGVNIGYALTGSFCTFKETIEQIKELVSLKANVYPVFSFNSQNIDTRFGKANDFIEEIENITGNKVIKTIEAAEPIGPKNHLDVFVIAPCTGNTLAKLNAGICDTPVLMASKAHIRNNKPVIIAISTNDALGANMQNIGGMINKKNIYFVPFGQDDYVKKPKSIVAHFEKIPETIYSALKGEQVQPIMKEYS, encoded by the coding sequence ATGAATTTTGAAGGAGTAAATATAGGTTACGCATTAACAGGGTCTTTTTGTACATTTAAAGAAACTATTGAGCAAATAAAAGAATTAGTATCATTAAAAGCTAATGTCTATCCAGTTTTTTCTTTTAACTCTCAAAATATAGATACGAGATTTGGAAAAGCAAACGATTTTATAGAAGAAATAGAAAATATAACAGGTAATAAAGTAATAAAAACAATAGAAGCTGCAGAGCCTATAGGGCCTAAAAACCATTTAGATGTGTTTGTTATAGCACCTTGTACTGGAAATACTCTTGCTAAGTTAAACGCTGGAATATGTGATACACCTGTATTAATGGCTAGTAAAGCTCATATAAGAAATAATAAACCAGTTATAATAGCAATATCTACCAATGATGCATTAGGAGCTAATATGCAAAATATAGGTGGTATGATTAATAAAAAGAATATATATTTTGTTCCATTTGGGCAAGATGATTATGTAAAAAAACCAAAATCTATTGTAGCTCATTTTGAAAAAATACCAGAAACTATTTATAGTGCATTAAAAGGAGAACAAGTACAACCAATAATGAAAGAGTATAGCTAA
- the fliG gene encoding flagellar motor switch protein FliG, translated as MSVLLEQYGGRTKAAMLLVCLGPEKSAKVFKHLKEEEIEALTLEIANLNTILPETKEGILEEFYQVCIAQKYIVEGGIGYAKQLLEQSFGDDKANEIISKLTVSLKVRPFDFIRKDDITQLINFIQNEHPQTIALILSYLKPAQAGEVLSSLAPEKQTDVAKRIAIMDRTNPDIIKEVEIALEKKISTLMTAEYTDVGGIDAIVEILNSVDRNTEKNIMDTLETEEVELSEEIKKKMFVFEDLLSLDNRSIQTILREDIDQKDIAIALKGATEELQNLIFNNLSKRLAAMIKEDMDFMGPVRRTDVEESQQKIVNIVRRLQETNQIVVARGGGDDIIV; from the coding sequence ATGTCTGTATTATTAGAACAATATGGCGGAAGAACAAAAGCAGCTATGTTATTAGTATGCTTAGGGCCAGAAAAATCGGCTAAAGTGTTTAAACATCTTAAAGAAGAAGAAATAGAAGCCTTAACTCTTGAAATAGCAAACCTTAATACTATATTACCAGAAACTAAAGAAGGAATTTTAGAGGAATTTTATCAAGTTTGTATAGCTCAAAAATATATTGTTGAAGGTGGCATAGGATATGCTAAACAGCTTTTAGAACAGTCTTTTGGTGATGATAAAGCAAATGAGATAATATCTAAACTTACTGTTTCTTTAAAAGTTAGACCATTTGACTTTATTAGAAAAGATGATATAACACAACTTATAAACTTTATACAAAATGAACATCCACAGACAATAGCTTTAATATTATCTTATTTAAAACCAGCACAAGCAGGGGAGGTATTATCTTCTTTAGCACCAGAAAAACAAACAGATGTTGCTAAAAGAATAGCCATAATGGATAGAACTAACCCAGACATTATTAAAGAAGTAGAAATAGCACTTGAAAAGAAAATCTCTACTCTTATGACAGCAGAGTATACAGATGTTGGTGGTATAGATGCTATCGTAGAAATCCTTAACTCTGTTGATAGAAATACAGAGAAAAATATTATGGATACTCTTGAAACAGAGGAAGTTGAACTTTCTGAAGAGATTAAGAAGAAAATGTTTGTATTTGAAGATTTATTATCTCTTGACAATAGATCTATACAAACAATCCTTAGAGAAGATATTGACCAAAAAGATATTGCAATTGCGCTTAAAGGTGCAACTGAAGAATTACAAAATCTTATATTTAATAACTTATCAAAACGTTTAGCGGCTATGATAAAAGAAGATATGGACTTTATGGGTCCTGTTAGAAGAACAGACGTTGAAGAATCACAACAAAAAATTGTTAATATTGTTAGAAGACTTCAAGAGACTAATCAAATTGTTGTTGCTAGAGGTGGAGGCGATGATATAATTGTCTAG
- a CDS encoding flagellar hook-basal body complex protein FliE, translated as MRIDNNIQAFNKTLTFNTENNESQTSRIDSFGKFFDEAVNLIEETNVMQKDVEQKQIDFITGKSDDMISLIMAQSRAGSAIQFTSQVTSKILNAYQEIMRIPI; from the coding sequence ATGCGTATAGATAATAATATACAAGCATTTAATAAAACATTAACATTTAATACAGAAAATAATGAAAGTCAAACATCTAGGATAGATAGTTTTGGAAAATTTTTTGATGAAGCAGTAAATCTTATTGAAGAAACAAACGTTATGCAAAAAGATGTAGAGCAAAAACAAATAGATTTTATAACAGGTAAATCGGATGATATGATAAGTCTTATTATGGCGCAGTCTAGAGCAGGCTCAGCTATACAATTTACATCACAAGTTACTAGCAAGATATTAAATGCTTATCAAGAGATTATGAGGATACCTATTTAA